A stretch of the Sulfurimonas sp. HSL-1656 genome encodes the following:
- a CDS encoding histidine kinase dimerization/phosphoacceptor domain -containing protein has protein sequence MNRTHLEFSDRNKAKLQAAGFAFAGVIGVAIVDRISIGLTQIKADTYGLPFLIGVLFFLLSATFLYSLLRKTAMVAEKAQATLAACQREEKEELQLFNFALDNSADAIYWFTFDTRFFYVNDAACKMLGYSKEELLQKKLCEIDPNSNLNSRAFLEEIKARGFVCFESIQIRKDGSRFPASVSTNYFCNGTHEFVCAFGRDITEQKAKEKIIIEQNSALKHSLEEKEALIKEIHHRVKNNLEVISSLLQMQNRRETDRHVKEALSKSQSRIFAIALVHEMLYKNSGLATIDMKQHLERLSGAMMELYDPSGHIAVHVEAENVSLSMDNAVLVALIVHELFLNAIKHAFKGAGRGEIRIFIRHAEDGSIHFGVRDNGVGFDPKTTDMTNTLGCQLINSITEFQLNGTIEVVNDNGFCCTIRFTPSEQGSK, from the coding sequence TTGAACCGCACTCATCTTGAATTTTCCGATCGGAACAAAGCGAAGCTCCAGGCCGCAGGGTTTGCTTTCGCCGGTGTCATCGGGGTCGCGATCGTTGACAGGATTTCGATCGGCCTGACGCAGATCAAAGCGGATACCTATGGTCTCCCTTTCCTGATCGGCGTCCTTTTTTTCCTGTTAAGCGCCACGTTTCTCTACTCTTTGCTGCGCAAAACGGCCATGGTCGCCGAAAAGGCACAGGCGACGCTGGCGGCCTGCCAGCGCGAGGAGAAAGAGGAGCTCCAGCTCTTCAACTTTGCCCTGGACAACAGCGCGGACGCCATCTACTGGTTCACCTTCGACACCCGATTTTTCTATGTCAACGACGCCGCCTGCAAGATGCTGGGGTATTCGAAAGAGGAGCTGCTGCAGAAGAAACTGTGCGAGATCGATCCCAACAGCAATCTCAACAGCAGGGCGTTTCTCGAAGAGATCAAAGCGCGCGGCTTCGTCTGCTTCGAGAGCATCCAGATCCGCAAGGACGGCAGCCGCTTCCCCGCGTCGGTATCGACGAACTATTTTTGCAACGGGACGCACGAGTTCGTCTGCGCGTTCGGCCGGGACATCACCGAGCAGAAAGCAAAAGAGAAGATCATCATCGAACAGAACAGCGCGCTGAAGCACTCCCTGGAGGAGAAGGAGGCCCTGATCAAGGAGATCCACCACAGGGTGAAGAACAACCTTGAAGTCATCTCCTCGCTGCTGCAGATGCAGAACCGCCGTGAAACGGATCGGCATGTCAAAGAGGCGCTCTCCAAGAGCCAAAGCCGTATTTTCGCCATTGCGCTCGTCCATGAAATGCTCTACAAGAACTCCGGGCTTGCGACGATCGACATGAAACAGCACCTCGAGCGCCTCTCCGGGGCGATGATGGAGCTTTACGACCCGAGTGGACACATCGCCGTGCATGTCGAAGCGGAAAACGTCAGCCTCTCGATGGACAACGCCGTGCTGGTTGCCCTGATCGTGCATGAGCTTTTTCTCAATGCGATCAAACATGCTTTCAAAGGGGCCGGCCGCGGAGAGATCCGCATCTTCATCCGTCATGCGGAGGACGGTAGCATCCATTTCGGCGTACGCGACAACGGCGTCGGCTTTGACCCGAAAACGACGGACATGACCAATACCCTGGGGTGCCAGCTGATCAACTCCATCACTGAGTTCCAGCTCAACGGAACGATCGAGGTCGTCAACGACAACGGCTTCTGCTGCACCATCCGTTTCACCCCCAGCGAGCAGGGAAGCAAATGA
- a CDS encoding cytochrome c: MTRLAITLLFAGSSMFAVELGKPYKFADGKEAFQKVCAHCHTLKTAPHSIFTKMDDATGVKARAEGIFQTVRHGSNAMPAFRKSEIDDATLMDLATSLADGTIADPTAK; this comes from the coding sequence ATGACACGATTGGCTATTACGCTTCTGTTTGCTGGCAGTTCCATGTTCGCGGTCGAACTTGGCAAGCCATACAAGTTTGCGGACGGGAAAGAGGCATTTCAAAAAGTATGCGCGCACTGCCATACGCTGAAAACCGCACCGCACTCCATTTTTACCAAAATGGACGACGCCACGGGTGTAAAAGCGAGAGCGGAAGGGATTTTCCAGACGGTGAGACACGGCAGCAACGCCATGCCCGCCTTCCGGAAATCGGAAATAGACGACGCGACGCTGATGGATCTGGCGACGAGCCTGGCCGACGGCACGATTGCCGATCCCACGGCAAAGTGA
- a CDS encoding rhodanese-like domain-containing protein: MLDFGPFKSLSTKEFQKKLEEGFTVIDIRRADEWEYDGIIEGSHKITFFDAMGSFDIDKFLEDFSKVVTSKEQPFVLVCAHASRTKVACDIMGDKLGYKNVYELDGGINWGWIDKGLETVK, translated from the coding sequence ATGCTAGATTTCGGGCCGTTCAAGTCGCTTTCGACGAAGGAGTTCCAGAAGAAGCTGGAGGAAGGTTTCACTGTCATCGACATCAGAAGAGCCGATGAGTGGGAGTACGACGGCATCATCGAAGGGAGCCACAAGATCACCTTTTTTGACGCGATGGGCAGCTTTGATATCGACAAGTTCCTGGAGGACTTTTCAAAGGTCGTGACCTCGAAAGAGCAGCCTTTCGTCCTGGTATGCGCCCATGCGAGCCGGACGAAAGTCGCCTGCGACATCATGGGCGACAAACTCGGCTACAAAAATGTCTACGAGCTCGACGGCGGGATCAACTGGGGCTGGATCGACAAGGGTCTGGAAACTGTCAAGTAA
- a CDS encoding 3'-5' exonuclease, with protein MILLDFETNSHNVHDVIEVAALRVSKTATGYVVTETFHRYYLSRYPVNPHALAVHKLSPSRLIALREDATYPEHFDEDREFADFCNGATTLVAHNIAFELRHLGDIVAFQNHFCTMQANKRIVNAKNVRGGLKNPKLAETCAFYGIDFDEEQYHSAIYDVTKTLEILNRMDGALR; from the coding sequence GTGATCCTCCTCGACTTCGAGACGAACTCGCACAACGTCCACGACGTCATCGAAGTTGCCGCACTGCGCGTTTCGAAGACTGCGACGGGGTACGTCGTCACCGAGACCTTCCACCGCTACTACCTCTCACGCTACCCGGTCAACCCGCACGCCCTCGCCGTCCACAAGCTCTCCCCCTCGCGCCTGATCGCGCTGCGGGAAGACGCGACGTACCCGGAGCATTTCGACGAGGATCGGGAGTTTGCCGATTTCTGCAATGGCGCGACGACGCTGGTGGCGCACAACATCGCTTTCGAACTGCGTCATCTCGGCGACATAGTCGCGTTTCAAAACCACTTCTGTACCATGCAGGCGAACAAGCGCATCGTCAACGCCAAAAATGTCAGGGGCGGGCTGAAAAACCCGAAGCTCGCGGAGACCTGCGCCTTTTACGGCATCGACTTCGACGAGGAGCAGTACCACAGCGCCATCTACGACGTCACGAAGACACTGGAAATTTTGAACCGCATGGACGGTGCGCTTCGGTGA
- a CDS encoding ABC-F family ATP-binding cassette domain-containing protein gives MIQFSNLSKSFGSQELFSNLNFQLNPGNKVGLVGRNGSGKSTLFKIILGEESPDSGEVLTPKGYRIGALKQYLHFTEPTLREEAALALGEEMKYDVYRVEKILFGLGFDQEDLDKAPGSFSGGYQIRINLAKLLVTEPNLLLLDEPTNYLDILSLRWLKAFLRSFKGEVILITHDRDFMDSIVTHTMGLVRRSLFVIPGDTHKFYDQLKANDELYEKQKAADDKKRKELEDFIARNKARASTAALAQSKVKQLEKMGEMDDLGFDPTLKFDFNFKETPAKVLLEVKELSFGYTPEHLLFKDVSFTLEKGQCLAIIGKNGTGKSTLLNNIAGELTPLGGEVAFHPSTSFGHFGQTNISRLNPGQTIMEEIYEANPKLSASVVRGICGGMMFSGDLAEKKVSLLSGGEKSRVMLGQILARPANLLFLDEPTHHLDIDSIEALMVAIENFQGSCIIVTHSEEMLRRVADRLIIFSKNGAEYFDGGYDDFLAKIGWGEEDQVEKVKTAPKNNYKANKKEINALTRERSKATAPLRKAVEKLEKAIMEGESRIKTLHAELVSASNSGDNSRVMELHQTVAKEEKAVEADFERLAEAQEKLDELMASYEKRFAELEG, from the coding sequence ATGATACAGTTTTCAAACCTCTCCAAAAGCTTCGGCAGCCAGGAGCTTTTCAGTAACCTCAATTTCCAGCTCAACCCGGGCAACAAGGTCGGACTCGTCGGCCGCAACGGCAGCGGCAAGTCCACGCTTTTCAAGATCATCCTCGGCGAGGAGAGCCCGGACAGCGGTGAGGTCCTCACCCCCAAGGGCTACCGCATCGGCGCGCTCAAGCAGTACCTGCACTTCACCGAACCGACCCTGCGCGAAGAGGCGGCACTGGCCCTCGGCGAAGAGATGAAGTACGACGTCTACCGCGTGGAGAAGATCCTCTTCGGCCTCGGCTTCGACCAGGAGGACCTCGACAAGGCTCCCGGCTCCTTCTCCGGCGGCTACCAGATCCGCATCAATCTCGCCAAACTGCTGGTAACAGAACCGAACCTGCTGCTGCTCGACGAACCGACCAACTACCTCGACATCCTCTCCCTGCGCTGGCTCAAGGCATTTTTGCGCAGTTTCAAGGGCGAGGTGATCCTCATCACCCACGACCGCGACTTCATGGACTCCATCGTCACCCACACCATGGGCCTCGTGCGCCGCAGCCTCTTTGTCATCCCCGGCGACACCCACAAGTTCTACGACCAGCTCAAGGCCAACGACGAGCTCTACGAGAAGCAGAAGGCCGCCGACGACAAGAAGCGCAAGGAGCTGGAGGACTTCATCGCCCGCAACAAGGCGCGCGCCTCCACCGCGGCGCTGGCCCAGTCCAAGGTCAAGCAGCTCGAGAAGATGGGGGAGATGGACGACCTCGGCTTCGACCCCACGCTGAAGTTCGACTTCAACTTCAAGGAGACCCCGGCCAAGGTGCTGCTGGAAGTCAAAGAGCTCAGTTTCGGCTATACGCCGGAGCACCTCCTTTTCAAAGACGTCTCCTTCACCCTGGAGAAGGGGCAGTGCCTCGCCATCATCGGTAAGAACGGTACGGGTAAATCGACCCTGCTCAACAACATCGCCGGCGAGCTCACCCCTCTCGGCGGCGAGGTAGCGTTCCACCCCTCGACCTCCTTCGGCCATTTCGGACAGACGAACATCTCGCGCCTCAACCCGGGCCAAACCATCATGGAGGAGATCTACGAGGCCAACCCGAAACTCTCCGCCTCCGTCGTGCGCGGCATCTGCGGCGGCATGATGTTCAGCGGGGACCTTGCCGAGAAGAAGGTCTCCCTGCTCTCGGGCGGCGAGAAGAGCCGCGTCATGCTCGGCCAGATCCTCGCGCGCCCGGCGAACCTGCTCTTCCTCGACGAACCGACCCACCACCTCGACATCGACTCCATCGAGGCGCTGATGGTCGCCATCGAGAATTTCCAGGGCTCCTGCATCATCGTCACCCACTCCGAGGAGATGCTCCGCCGCGTCGCCGACCGGCTCATCATCTTCTCCAAAAACGGGGCCGAGTACTTCGACGGCGGCTATGACGACTTTTTGGCGAAGATCGGCTGGGGCGAGGAGGACCAGGTAGAAAAGGTCAAAACCGCCCCCAAGAACAACTACAAGGCGAACAAAAAAGAGATCAACGCCCTCACCCGCGAACGCTCCAAGGCGACCGCGCCGCTGCGCAAAGCGGTAGAGAAGCTGGAGAAGGCGATCATGGAGGGCGAATCTCGCATCAAAACGCTCCACGCGGAGCTCGTGAGCGCCTCGAACAGCGGGGACAACTCCAGGGTGATGGAACTTCACCAGACCGTTGCCAAAGAGGAGAAGGCGGTCGAGGCGGACTTCGAACGCCTCGCCGAAGCGCAGGAGAAGCTCGACGAGCTCATGGCAAGCTATGAGAAGCGCTTCGCGGAGCTGGAGGGGTGA
- a CDS encoding DUF3530 family protein yields MHRLLLTALVPLSLLAVSLPEKALYLEGSSDKGIILAHGKGMHPDFKVVGPLRRALNEDLEFHTLSLQMPTNHEDYEGYEAEQPRVDAMIDRAIVYLKEHGVKTIYFMGHSLGAGMTSSYLVSHPEASVEGYIAVGCRGNGSKVVSCNDNMPKIRVNVLDVWGRANGEDEGFAATRAKLVGPTYKQYGIDGANHVLDGAEGFFVDEVETWLEAQETE; encoded by the coding sequence ATGCACCGTCTGCTGCTGACCGCTCTTGTTCCCCTCTCCCTGCTGGCCGTTTCGCTGCCCGAAAAAGCCCTCTACCTCGAAGGCAGTAGCGACAAAGGCATCATTCTCGCGCACGGCAAGGGGATGCACCCCGATTTCAAAGTCGTCGGGCCGTTGAGAAGGGCGCTGAACGAGGACCTGGAGTTCCATACCCTCTCGCTGCAGATGCCGACGAACCACGAGGATTACGAAGGGTACGAGGCGGAACAGCCGCGTGTGGACGCCATGATCGACAGGGCCATCGTCTACCTGAAAGAGCACGGGGTGAAGACGATCTACTTTATGGGGCACTCGCTGGGGGCGGGGATGACCTCGAGCTACCTCGTTTCGCATCCCGAAGCATCCGTGGAAGGCTACATCGCCGTGGGGTGCCGCGGCAACGGCAGCAAGGTCGTCTCCTGCAACGACAATATGCCGAAGATCAGAGTGAACGTGCTGGACGTCTGGGGCAGAGCGAACGGGGAGGACGAAGGGTTTGCCGCGACGCGGGCCAAACTTGTCGGACCCACCTACAAACAGTACGGCATCGACGGTGCGAACCATGTGCTCGACGGCGCCGAGGGGTTCTTTGTCGATGAAGTCGAGACGTGGCTGGAAGCACAGGAAACGGAATGA
- a CDS encoding superoxide dismutase, with the protein MAFELMKLPFEEAALEPMISAETIQYHYGKHHQGYVNNLNGLIAGGKYENASLLEIIRKSKGPTFNNAAQVFNHDFYWYGLSTEKTSPSSVLMDKIEHDHGSMEDFKDAFLNAAASLFGSGWCWLVVQDGSLAIKKYSNAETPVKDGLKPLLVCDVWEHAYYIDQRNNRAAYLENWWKLVNWKFVSDNYAAKEDDPIIGYN; encoded by the coding sequence ATGGCATTCGAACTGATGAAACTGCCTTTTGAAGAGGCGGCACTTGAACCGATGATCTCCGCGGAGACGATCCAGTACCACTACGGCAAGCACCACCAGGGCTACGTCAACAACCTGAACGGGCTGATCGCGGGCGGTAAGTACGAAAACGCGTCACTGCTGGAGATCATCCGCAAATCCAAGGGGCCGACGTTCAACAATGCCGCGCAGGTCTTCAACCATGATTTCTACTGGTACGGCCTGAGCACGGAGAAGACCTCTCCTTCCAGCGTGCTCATGGACAAGATCGAGCACGACCACGGCTCCATGGAGGACTTCAAAGACGCCTTCCTCAACGCCGCCGCAAGCCTCTTCGGTTCGGGATGGTGCTGGCTGGTCGTTCAGGACGGCAGCCTCGCCATCAAGAAGTACAGCAATGCCGAAACGCCCGTGAAAGACGGCCTTAAACCGCTGCTCGTCTGCGACGTCTGGGAACACGCCTACTACATCGACCAGCGCAACAACCGCGCAGCCTACCTGGAAAACTGGTGGAAGCTCGTTAACTGGAAATTCGTTTCCGACAACTACGCCGCCAAAGAGGACGACCCCATCATCGGGTACAACTAG
- a CDS encoding thioredoxin family protein: MLELTKENYDNTVDGSEIVAIDCWQQFCAPCAQYAPIFEKTSEKYPEITFTKLNSQVETSISDHFFISSTPTTVIMKEKTVVFKKPGVFSEEELVEIIEEIKAMDMEEFRAAKAAEKAARRAARQQK, from the coding sequence ATGCTCGAACTGACAAAAGAGAATTACGATAATACCGTCGACGGCAGCGAGATCGTGGCCATAGATTGCTGGCAACAATTCTGTGCTCCGTGTGCACAGTACGCCCCTATCTTTGAAAAGACGTCTGAAAAATACCCCGAGATCACCTTCACCAAGCTCAACTCCCAGGTGGAAACGAGTATTTCAGATCATTTCTTTATCTCAAGCACGCCGACAACGGTGATTATGAAGGAGAAAACGGTCGTTTTCAAAAAACCGGGCGTATTTTCGGAGGAGGAGCTTGTCGAAATTATCGAAGAGATAAAAGCGATGGATATGGAAGAGTTCCGCGCTGCAAAAGCGGCGGAAAAAGCAGCCAGAAGGGCAGCACGCCAGCAAAAATAG
- a CDS encoding response regulator — MKPGIMIVEDESIIALNIKEILLMQGYEVTGIAPDSASAFALLERRKPDLILMDITLKNREDGIELARNITADLEIPIVFLTANDKERTIERAIDITPYGYILKPFKEAVLKTTIEIALKNFAANRNLSTTIDTINHEYTTIQNRLLLEENAKSHFVRLKYGYLYDTQEDVLLLSGKEVPLNDKEKKFMRLVVKNFGKVVSVEQIENYVWDGELVGEGALRSLIFRIRQKIPKDLITCYSKIGYKVTLG; from the coding sequence ATGAAGCCGGGCATCATGATCGTCGAAGATGAGAGCATCATCGCCCTGAATATCAAGGAGATCCTGCTGATGCAGGGGTATGAGGTGACGGGGATCGCCCCGGACAGCGCAAGCGCATTCGCCCTCCTGGAGCGCAGGAAGCCGGACCTGATCCTGATGGACATCACGCTTAAAAACCGTGAAGACGGCATTGAACTGGCCCGGAACATTACGGCGGATCTGGAGATCCCCATCGTCTTCCTGACGGCGAACGACAAAGAGAGAACGATCGAGCGGGCGATCGACATCACGCCGTACGGCTACATCCTCAAGCCGTTCAAAGAAGCGGTGCTGAAAACGACGATCGAGATCGCTTTGAAGAATTTTGCGGCCAACCGGAATCTCTCGACGACAATCGATACGATCAACCATGAGTACACCACCATCCAGAACCGGCTCCTGCTGGAAGAGAATGCGAAAAGCCATTTTGTCAGGTTGAAGTACGGCTATCTCTACGATACGCAGGAGGATGTGCTGCTGCTGTCGGGAAAAGAGGTGCCGCTGAACGATAAAGAGAAGAAGTTCATGCGACTCGTGGTGAAAAATTTCGGCAAAGTCGTCAGTGTCGAACAGATCGAAAATTATGTCTGGGACGGGGAACTGGTCGGGGAGGGGGCCCTGCGTTCCTTGATCTTTCGTATTCGGCAGAAGATTCCCAAGGACCTCATTACCTGCTACTCCAAAATCGGCTACAAGGTCACCCTCGGGTGA
- a CDS encoding FAD-binding oxidoreductase: MSKKLTAMPKNVSHETMQKAIKAFVKIVGKENVLIGDEEMLPYEKIMMAVPIEEHMPALAVQASTKEQVVEIVKVCDKYVIPLWTFSTGKNMGYGTAAPAQRGAVILDLHKMNRIIEVNPDLCYAIVEPGVTYQQLFDYIHEKGYKLWLSCPAPSAIASPLGNTMDRGVGYTPYGEHFMMQCGMEIVLADGSEFRTGMGGIENSTSWGVFKWGYGPYLDGIFTQSNYGICTKMGMWLMPEPPAYKPFCITFDKVEDVEKIVEVLRPLRIANIIPNAFTIASTLYEAAGVVSRADYVEGNRAITDAEIEKIKKDTGMGTWNVYAGLYGTEEANELNWKIIQSAVSANFKNVAFLTAAEMGDDPIFTYRADLMRGYMTLQEFGLYNWRGGGGSMWFAPVAPAEGKHTLNQSALAKKILNKYEFDYVAEFIVGWRDMHHIVDLLYNRNDPEEMQRAHDCYAELVREFAAQGYGVYRTSSGFMDLVAETYGPEIHNVFQKIKRALDPKGILAPGKSGIY; the protein is encoded by the coding sequence ATGAGTAAAAAACTGACGGCCATGCCGAAAAACGTTTCGCATGAAACGATGCAGAAAGCCATCAAGGCGTTTGTCAAAATCGTGGGCAAGGAGAACGTGCTCATCGGCGACGAGGAGATGCTCCCCTACGAGAAGATCATGATGGCCGTGCCCATCGAAGAGCATATGCCGGCGCTCGCCGTCCAGGCGTCAACCAAAGAGCAGGTCGTGGAGATCGTCAAGGTGTGCGACAAATACGTCATCCCGCTCTGGACCTTCTCGACGGGCAAGAACATGGGGTACGGTACCGCCGCGCCCGCGCAGCGCGGGGCGGTCATCCTCGACCTGCACAAGATGAACCGCATCATCGAGGTGAACCCCGATCTGTGCTACGCCATCGTCGAGCCGGGCGTCACCTACCAGCAGCTCTTCGACTACATCCATGAAAAAGGGTACAAACTGTGGCTCTCGTGCCCGGCGCCCAGCGCCATCGCCAGCCCCCTGGGCAACACGATGGACCGCGGCGTCGGCTATACGCCCTACGGCGAACACTTTATGATGCAGTGCGGCATGGAGATCGTCCTGGCCGACGGCTCGGAGTTCCGGACCGGGATGGGCGGGATCGAAAACTCCACGAGCTGGGGCGTCTTCAAATGGGGCTACGGCCCCTACCTCGACGGCATCTTTACGCAGAGCAACTACGGCATCTGTACGAAAATGGGGATGTGGCTGATGCCCGAGCCGCCGGCGTACAAACCCTTCTGCATCACCTTCGACAAGGTCGAGGACGTCGAGAAGATCGTGGAGGTCCTGCGCCCGCTGCGCATCGCCAACATCATCCCCAACGCCTTTACCATCGCCAGCACGCTCTACGAGGCGGCCGGCGTCGTCAGCCGCGCGGACTATGTCGAGGGGAACCGCGCCATTACCGACGCGGAGATCGAAAAGATCAAAAAAGATACCGGCATGGGGACGTGGAACGTCTATGCGGGGCTGTACGGGACCGAAGAGGCCAACGAGCTCAACTGGAAGATCATCCAGTCGGCCGTCTCCGCCAACTTCAAAAATGTCGCCTTCCTGACCGCGGCCGAGATGGGGGACGACCCCATCTTCACATACCGCGCCGACCTGATGCGGGGCTACATGACCCTCCAGGAGTTCGGCCTCTACAACTGGCGCGGCGGCGGGGGCAGCATGTGGTTCGCACCGGTGGCGCCTGCCGAGGGCAAACATACGCTGAACCAGTCCGCCCTGGCCAAAAAGATCCTGAACAAATACGAATTCGACTACGTCGCCGAGTTTATCGTGGGGTGGCGGGACATGCACCATATCGTCGACCTGCTCTATAACCGCAACGATCCCGAGGAGATGCAGCGCGCCCATGACTGTTACGCGGAGCTGGTCCGGGAGTTTGCCGCCCAGGGCTACGGCGTCTACCGCACCAGCAGCGGGTTTATGGACCTCGTCGCCGAGACGTACGGCCCGGAGATCCACAACGTCTTCCAGAAAATCAAACGCGCCCTCGACCCCAAGGGGATCCTGGCGCCGGGCAAGTCGGGGATCTATTAA
- a CDS encoding cold-shock protein translates to MADLKHGTVKWFNSEKGFGFIAPKEGGDDVFVHFRQVNRSGYGRVELQEGQEVTYEIGQGQKGPQAENVTAL, encoded by the coding sequence ATGGCAGATCTTAAACACGGAACCGTTAAATGGTTCAACAGCGAAAAAGGTTTTGGGTTTATCGCCCCTAAAGAAGGCGGCGACGACGTATTTGTACACTTCCGCCAGGTCAACAGAAGCGGCTACGGCCGTGTCGAACTCCAGGAAGGTCAGGAAGTGACTTACGAGATCGGCCAGGGGCAGAAAGGCCCGCAGGCGGAGAACGTTACCGCGCTGTAA